The genomic interval TCCGGTCTCGGCCAGCTCGTCCGTGCCGATCCGCCCGCGCAGGTCGAGGCCGAGCGACGCGAGCCCGGCGGGCCACAGGTGGCGAGGCTCGACCTCGACGCCCGGCCGGTCCATCTCGTGCCGGGCGGCGGCGACCGCCTCGGCGTCGGGCATGGTGGGCAGCTCGACGCCGTCGCACCGGTCGCAACGGCCGCACCGCCAGGCGGCGCCCTCGGGTCCGGCCAGCTCCGGGTCGTCGAGCTGTCGGCGCAGGAACGCCATGCGGCACCCGGGCGTGTGCACGTAGTCGAGCATCGCGCGCTGTTCGGCCTCCCGGGTCGCGCTCACGCGGGCGTACCGCTGGGCGTCGTACGCCCACGGCTGCCCGGTCGCCGTCCAGCCGCCCTGGACGCGGCGGACGGCGCCGTCGACGTCGAGCACCTTGAGCATCGTCTCCAGGCGCGAGCGCTTGAGGTCGACGAGCGGTTCGAGTGCCGCCGTCGAGAGGGGGGAGCCGGAGGCGGCGAGTGCCGCGAGGGTCGCGCGCACCTGCTCCTCCGCGGGGAACGCCTGCGCTCCGAACCAGTCCCAGATCGCCTGGTCTTCCTGCCCGGGCAGCAGCACGACGACCGCGGAGTCGACGCCACGGCCCGCTCGGCCAACCTGCTGGTAGTAGGCGATGGGCGACGCCGGCGCGCCCAGGTGGACGACGAACGCCAGGTCCGGCTTGTCGAAGCCCATGCCCAGGGCGCTGGTGGCGATCAGGGCCTTGACCCGGTTCTCCTTGAGGTCCTCCTCGAGCGACTCGCGCAGCGTCGGGTCGGTGCGCCCGGTGTACGCGGCGACACCCAGCCCCGCGGCGCGCAGCTGCTCGGCGACCTGCTCGGCCGCCGAGACCGTGAGGCAGTAGACGATTCCCGAGCCCTCGACGTCCTGGAGCGTCTCCGCGAGCCAGGCCACCCGCGTCGGCTGGTCGGGCAGCTCGAGCACGGCCAGGTGCAGCGACTCGCGGTCGAGGCCGCCCCGCAGCACCAGGACGTCCGTCGCGGGCGAGCCGTCGGCGTGCACCGCGAGCTGCTCCGCGACGTCGTGCGTGACGCGCTCGTTGGCCGTCGCCGTCGTCGCGAGCACGGGGATGCCGGGCGGCAGGTCGGCCAGGAGCGTGCGGATGCGGCGGTAGTCGGGGCGGAAGTCGTGGCCCAGTCGGAGATGCAGTGCGCCTCGTCGACGACGACGAGCCCGGCGTCGGCGGCCAGGCGGGGCAGCACCTCGTCGCGGAAGCCCGGGTTGTTGAGCCGCTCGGGCGAGCACAGCAGCACGTCGACCTCGCCGCGTGCGATGGCCGCGTGCACGTCGTCCCACTCGGTGACGTTGGCCGAGTTGATCGTCACGGCGCGGATCCCGGCACGCGCGGCGGCGGCGATCTGGTCGCGCATGAGCGCCAGGAGCGGCGAGACGATGACCGTCGGCCCCGCGCCGCGCGCCCGCAGGAGCGACGTCGCGACGAAGTACACCGCCGACTTGCCCCATCCGGTGCGCTGCACGACCAGTGCCCTGCGGCGGAACGCCACGAGCGCCTCGATCGCGCGCCACTGGTCCTCGCGCAGCGCCGCGTCGTCGCGGCCCACGAGCGCTCGCAGCGCCGACTCCGCCTGGTCGCGCAGCGTGCTCGCCCCGTGCTCGCCGTCGGCGCCCACGGAGTCGATGAGCCCGCGCAGCATGGCGAGGGTCGCGCGCTTGGCCGGGTCGATCGTCGGGTCGTCGTCCTGGGAGGTCACCCCGCGATCGTAGGCGGGGGCACCCACGCCCCGGTGCGGGGGGCGCCGCCCTGTGGACGACGCCGTCGCGCTGCGGTGCGACGGCCGGCTGGACCGTCACGGCGCACGTGGCCAAGATGGCGCCATGACCGACCTCTCTCGCCGCCAGGTCCTGGGCGTGGCAGGCGCCACCGTGGCGGGCACCTGCCTGCTGTCGGCGTGCGCCGCACCGCGCGCCACCCCCCAGGACGACGCCTCGGCGGTCGCGGCACGCGGCGCGGGCACGCGCGTGGCGGGCCTGGCCGACGTCGCGGTCGGTGGCGCGCTCGCGGTCGACGTCGACGGGCACGCGCTGCTCCTGACCCGGCCGGCCGAGCGCGAGGTGCACCTGTTCAGCTCGATCTGCCCGCACGCGGGCTGCAAGGTGGCGCCCGCCGGCGACGAGCTGGACTGCCCGTGCCACGGCTCGCGCTTCGCGCCGACCGACGGCGCCGTGCTCGGCGGACCCGCAGGGGCGCCGCTCGCGCAGATCCCGGTCGAGATCCAGGGCTCCGACGTCGTGCTGGCCGGGTGAGGCCCGCCCGGGGCGGGCGTCCCGCTCGCCCTGTGAACCGGCGTCCGGCCCTCCCGCGTGCCTTCCGTAGACTGACCCGGTGACGACCCACACCGCCGCGGCGACCCCCCGGGTCACCGCGCTGCCCCTGCGGCCCGAGCTCGCCGACGAGGAGCCCTACGGCGCCCCGCAGCTCGACGTCCCGGTGCTGCTCAACGTCAACGAGAACCCGTACGCGCCATCCGACGAGGTCGTCGCGACGATCGCCGCCGACGTCGCCGCCGCGGCCCGCGGCCTCAACCGGTACCCGGACCGCGACTTCCTGGGCCTGCGCGGCGACCTCGCCGCCTACCTGCGCCGCGAGTCGGGTGTCACCCTGCGCGCCGAGCAGGTGTGGGCCGCCAACGGTTCCAACGAGGTCATGCTGCACCTGCTGCAGGCCTTCGGCGGGCCCGGCCGCACCGTCGTCTCGTTCGCCCCGACGTACTCGATGTACCCCGAGTACGCGCGGGACACGCACACGCGCTGGGTCGCCGGTCGCCGCAACGAGGACTTCACGCTCGACGCGGCCCACGCCGTCGAGACGATCGAGCGCGAGCAGCCCGCGGTCGTCCTGCTGACCAGCCCCAACAACCCGACCGGCACCACGCTGCCGCTGGACGTCGTGGAGGCCGTGCTCGATGCCGCGGCGCGCGTGCGCATCGCCGACGCTCCCGACGGCGCGGGGGCGGTCGTCGTCGTCGACGAGGCGTACGCCGAGTTCCGGCGTGCTGGGACGCCGTCCGCGCTCGCGCTGCTGGACGCCCACCCGAACCTCGCCGTCACGCGCACCATGTCCAAGGCGTTCGCCGCGGCCGGGCTGCGGCTGGGCTACCTGGCCGCGAGCACCGCGCTCGTGGACGCGCTGCGCGTCGTGCGCCTGCCGTACCACCTGTCGGCGATCACGCAGGCGGCGGCACGGGCCGCCCTCAAGCACACCGAGTCGCTGCTCGCCCAGGTCGACGCGTTGCGCGCCGAGCGCGACGGGCTCGTCGCCTGGCTCCGGGCGCAGACCGGGACCGGGGGCAGCCGCTCGTCGTCGCCGAGACCGACGCCAACTTCGTCCTCTTCGGCCGGTTCGCCGACCGCCACGCCGTCTGGCAGGGCCTGCTCGACCGCGGGGTGCTCATCCGCGAGGTCGGCCCGGCCGGATGGCTGCGCGTGTCCGTCGGCACCCCCGAGGAGACCGCGCGATTCAAGGACGCCCTGAACGACGTCGTCACCGCCATCACCGAGCAGGAGGCCTGATGGGTACCCGCACCGCCCGCATCGAGCGGTCCACCAGCGAGTCCAGCGTCGTCGTCGAGGTCGACCTCGACGGCACGGGCCGCACGGACATCTCGACGTCCGTGCCGTTCTACGACCACATGCTCACCGCACTGGGCAAGCACTCGCTCATCGACCTCACGGTCAAGGCCACGGGCGACACCCACATCGACGCCCACCACACGGTCGAGGACACCGCGATCGTGCTCGGCCAGGCGCTGCGCCAGGCCCTCGGCGACAAGCAGGGCATCGCACGCTTCGGCGACGCGACCGTGCCGCTCGACGAGGCGCTGGCCCTCGCCGTCGTCGACGTGTCGGGGCGCCCCTACCTCGTGCACGAGGGCGAGCCCGCCGGGCAGGAGTACCACCTCATCGGCGGTCACTTCACCGGGTCGCTGACCCGGCACGTCCTGGAGTCGATCGCGCACCACGCCGGCATCTGCCTGCACGTGCGGGTGCTCGCCGGGCGCGACCCGCACCACATCGTCGAGGCCCAGTTCAAGGCACTGGCGCGCGCGCTGCGTGCCGCCGTCGCCCTCGACCCGCGCGTCGAGGGCGTCCCGTCGACCAAGGGAGCGCTGTGAGCCAGGACCTGCCCGAGGACTTCGAGGTCCCCGACGACCTGTCCGCGCTCACCGCGCCGAGCGAGCGCGAGCTCGCCGTCCTGCTGACCCAGATCGCGGACGCCGAGGCGCTCGCGGCCGCCTGTGCGCTCGGCGAGCTCGACGTCGACGCGGCCCCGTCGCCCGTCGGCGCGCTGGCGGTGCTGCGCGACGCGTCGGGCGAGGCGCCCGAGCGGGCCGCCGCGGCGGTCTCCCAGCTCGTCGCCGGGGTGCCGCTCGTCCTGGTCACGCGCGCCGAGGGGCAGCTCACCGCGGTGCGCTACCAGGACGGCAAGCCTGCCGGGGAGCTGCCGCCCGGGCTGGTGCTGTCAGGGGCCCCCGAGGCGCTCGAGGACCTGCTCACGGGCCAGCTCGCGGTCCGCGACCTGCCGGGCGTGATCGCCTCGGCGGGCATCGGCCGGTTCAAGGCCATGCGGATGCTGACCGGCGTCGCGCGCAAGGCCAGGAAGAACAAGTGAGCCTCCCACCGCTGCTGCCGCACGACGGCGTCGCGGCCGAGCTCAACCCGCGCGCCGCGGCCTCGCGAGGCGCCGGGTCGCGCGCGCCCCGGGTGGTCGTGCTCGACTACGGGTTCGGCAACGTCCGCTCGGCCGTGCGCGCGCTCGAACGCGTGGGCGCACAGGTCGAGCTCACCGCAGACAACGACGCCGCGCTGGCCGCCGACGGCCTGGTCGTCCCCGGCGTGGGCGCGTTCGCGGCGTGCATGGCAGGGCTGCGTGCGGTGCGCGGCGACCAGGTGGTCGACCGCCGCCTGGCCGGGGGCCGACCCGTGCTGGGCATCTGCGTGGGCATGCAGGTCATGTTCGACCGCGGCGTCGAGCACGGCGTCGAGTCCGACGGCCTGGGGGAGTGGCGCGGCGTCGTCGAGCGCCTGGACGCTCCCGTCGTGCCGCACATGGGCTGGTCCACGGTCGAGGTGCCCGCCGGTTCGCGGATCTTCGCCGGCGTCGAGCACGAGCGGTTCTACTTCGTGCACTCCTACGCCGCCCAGGCCTTCACCCAGGGGCACGACGACGCCGCCGACCCGCGCTTCACGCCCCCGCTCGTGACGTGGGCGCACCACGGCACGGCGACCCGCGGGGCGCGCTTCGTCGCGGCCGTCGAGGACGGCCCGCTCGCCGCCACCCAGTTCCACCCCGAGAA from Xylanimonas allomyrinae carries:
- a CDS encoding ubiquinol-cytochrome c reductase iron-sulfur subunit; the protein is MTDLSRRQVLGVAGATVAGTCLLSACAAPRATPQDDASAVAARGAGTRVAGLADVAVGGALAVDVDGHALLLTRPAEREVHLFSSICPHAGCKVAPAGDELDCPCHGSRFAPTDGAVLGGPAGAPLAQIPVEIQGSDVVLAG
- the hisB gene encoding imidazoleglycerol-phosphate dehydratase HisB, whose amino-acid sequence is MGTRTARIERSTSESSVVVEVDLDGTGRTDISTSVPFYDHMLTALGKHSLIDLTVKATGDTHIDAHHTVEDTAIVLGQALRQALGDKQGIARFGDATVPLDEALALAVVDVSGRPYLVHEGEPAGQEYHLIGGHFTGSLTRHVLESIAHHAGICLHVRVLAGRDPHHIVEAQFKALARALRAAVALDPRVEGVPSTKGAL
- the hisH gene encoding imidazole glycerol phosphate synthase subunit HisH; protein product: MSLPPLLPHDGVAAELNPRAAASRGAGSRAPRVVVLDYGFGNVRSAVRALERVGAQVELTADNDAALAADGLVVPGVGAFAACMAGLRAVRGDQVVDRRLAGGRPVLGICVGMQVMFDRGVEHGVESDGLGEWRGVVERLDAPVVPHMGWSTVEVPAGSRIFAGVEHERFYFVHSYAAQAFTQGHDDAADPRFTPPLVTWAHHGTATRGARFVAAVEDGPLAATQFHPEKSGDAGATLLENWVTSL